The Diaminobutyricimonas aerilata nucleotide sequence CGTCGCACGCAGTTGCGGCAGCGTCACCCGCCAGAAGCGCTGCCAGCCGCTCGCGCCGTCCATCATGGCCGCCTCATCCACGTCGCCGCTGAGGTTCTGCAGCGCGGCGATGAACAGGAGCATGAACGTGCCGCTCGTGGTGAAGATCGCCATGAGCACGAACGCGGACATCGCCACCGACGGTCCGCCGAGCCACTCCCACCACGACACGCTGAGGAACGACGACTCGGTGAGGAACGCGGGGCCCTCGGTGACGCCGATCACCTTGAGCAGGTTGTGCACGACGCCGGAGGGGTCGTTGAACCAGTTCGGGCCGGCGATGCCGACGAACGCGAGCAGCTGGTTGACCGCGCCGGACGCGGAGAACAGGAACAACCACAGCACCGTGATCGCCACCGAGCTCGTGACCGACGGGAAGTAGAAGGCGGTGCGGAATAGGCCTCGGCCCTTGAGCACCTGGCGGTTGACGAGCACCGCGAGCAACAGCGACACCGCCGTCTGCAGCGGCACGACGAGCAGCACGTACCAGGCGTTGTTGCGCAGCGAGATGCCGAAGTCGCGTTCGGCGAGACCGCCCCCGGCGAGCAGCTCGCCGTAGTTCGCGCCGCCGACGAAACCGACGTTCGACGAGAGCGGGCTGCCCCGG carries:
- a CDS encoding carbohydrate ABC transporter permease produces the protein MTSAPAARRTRRARLRRGESVSGWLFTAPVIVILGLFLAVPVLMALWVSLSDWTGRGSPLSSNVGFVGGANYGELLAGGGLAERDFGISLRNNAWYVLLVVPLQTAVSLLLAVLVNRQVLKGRGLFRTAFYFPSVTSSVAITVLWLFLFSASGAVNQLLAFVGIAGPNWFNDPSGVVHNLLKVIGVTEGPAFLTESSFLSVSWWEWLGGPSVAMSAFVLMAIFTTSGTFMLLFIAALQNLSGDVDEAAMMDGASGWQRFWRVTLPQLRATIFTVVTLGLIGTWQVFDQIYTGTQGGPGKTTLTPAYLSYTSAFESQDWPRGAAIAFVLFAIIIVMTILQRFLLRERKVSKRRMRLYTSSGAGTGGRVVPVAAPGRSIGTPPPADDPDADSAKGNRS